A genomic region of Streptomyces diastaticus subsp. diastaticus contains the following coding sequences:
- a CDS encoding ATP-binding protein gives MDDGARGGPAGPPPQALAPPAPPAPPPYEGVWRFTAAAEDAAVPHARHAVRDLLRRQNVPAPPDLVHGLLLIVSELVTNAVRHAALLSPTVGVEVAVGAAWVRVAVEDSHPYRPAALVADHGRTGGRGLLLVREITAEAGGVCDVEHTATGGKIIWAALPLAPGAGGSPVLPAPGAQGCP, from the coding sequence ATGGATGACGGCGCACGTGGCGGCCCGGCGGGGCCGCCTCCGCAGGCCCTCGCCCCGCCCGCGCCCCCGGCCCCGCCGCCGTACGAGGGTGTCTGGCGCTTCACCGCCGCCGCCGAGGACGCCGCGGTCCCGCACGCCCGGCACGCCGTGCGGGACCTGCTGCGCCGCCAAAACGTTCCGGCGCCGCCCGATCTGGTGCACGGGCTGCTGCTCATCGTCTCCGAGCTGGTCACCAACGCCGTGCGGCACGCGGCCCTGCTGTCGCCCACCGTCGGTGTCGAGGTGGCCGTCGGCGCCGCCTGGGTACGGGTGGCGGTCGAGGACAGCCACCCCTACCGCCCGGCCGCGCTCGTCGCCGACCACGGGCGGACCGGTGGCCGGGGGCTGCTGCTGGTCCGCGAGATCACCGCCGAGGCGGGCGGTGTCTGCGACGTCGAGCACACCGCCACCGGCGGGAAGATCATCTGGGCCGCGCTGCCGCTGGCCCCGGGGGCGGGCGGCTCTCCGGTGCTCCCGGCCCCCGGGGCCCAGGGGTGTCCGTGA
- a CDS encoding glycosyltransferase family 2 protein, whose product MGNRPEELRALIDSVVKQDGDPVRIAVVGNGAPVPEVPEGVRTTELPENLGIPGGRNVGIEMFGPAGRDVDILLFLDDDGLLARTDTAELCRQAFSADPRLGIVSFRIADPDTGETQRRHVPRLRASDPMRSSRVTTFLGGANAVRTRVFADAGLLPADFFYAHEETDLAWRALNAGWQIDYRSDMVLYHPTTAPSRHAVYHRMVARNRVWLARRNLPLPLIPVYLGSWLLLTLLRRPSGPALKAWFGGFKEGWTSSAGPRRPMRWRTVWRLTRLGRPPVI is encoded by the coding sequence ATGGGCAACCGGCCCGAGGAGCTGCGCGCGCTCATCGACTCGGTCGTCAAGCAGGACGGCGACCCGGTCCGGATCGCCGTGGTCGGCAACGGCGCCCCGGTGCCCGAGGTCCCCGAGGGCGTGCGCACCACCGAGCTGCCCGAGAACCTCGGCATCCCCGGCGGGCGGAACGTCGGCATCGAGATGTTCGGCCCCGCCGGACGCGACGTCGACATCCTGCTCTTCCTCGACGACGACGGCCTCCTCGCCCGCACCGACACCGCCGAGCTGTGCCGCCAGGCGTTCTCGGCCGACCCCCGGCTGGGCATCGTCTCCTTCCGCATCGCCGACCCCGACACGGGGGAGACCCAGCGGCGGCACGTCCCGAGGCTGCGGGCCTCGGACCCGATGCGCTCCTCGCGGGTGACGACCTTCCTCGGCGGCGCCAACGCGGTGCGCACCCGCGTCTTCGCCGACGCGGGCCTGCTGCCCGCCGACTTCTTCTACGCCCACGAGGAGACCGACCTGGCCTGGCGGGCGCTGAACGCCGGATGGCAGATCGACTACCGCTCCGACATGGTGCTGTACCACCCGACGACGGCCCCCTCCCGGCACGCGGTCTACCACCGCATGGTGGCCCGCAATCGGGTCTGGCTGGCCCGCCGCAACCTGCCTCTGCCGCTCATCCCGGTCTACCTCGGCAGCTGGCTGCTGCTGACCCTGCTGCGGCGGCCCTCGGGGCCCGCCCTGAAGGCGTGGTTCGGTGGCTTCAAGGAGGGCTGGACCTCCTCCGCGGGGCCCCGGCGGCCCATGAGGTGGCGCACCGTGTGGCGGCTCACCCGGCTGGGCCGACCTCCCGTCATCTGA
- a CDS encoding DUF5941 domain-containing protein, translating to MSTAIVTGQPVPGSPIEGELRTLGFDVRTASDAAEAVALLRDAPPAGRVALVDASFVGHPHALRLGLTDPRFPAGAVPGAVTVQDPSRAALVRALESEAAAPAPGGDTALRTGTGLPDRLAGALEAEGVAVHRPELGDLVARVPRAPQERSEARQAVAAVDDEAIRLRTAVKSRDGFFTTHCVSPYSRYLARWCARRGLTPNQVTTASLLTALIAAGCAATGTRGGFVAAGLLLLFSFVLDCTDGQLARYSLQYSTLGAWLDATFDRAKEYAYYAGLALGAARGGDDVWALALGAMVLQTCRHVVDFSFNEANHDAEANTSPTASLSGRLDSVGWTVWLRRMVVLPIGERWALIAVLTAVTTPRITFVVLLAGCVLAACYTTAGRLLRSLARKARRTDRAARALADLADSGPLTEALVPRLRSLARFPAPAVAALGGAVLIAVTALTPSGSAGPLLGAVGYVLCSALAVSRPLTGALDWLVPPFFRAAEYGVILLLASRTADSGALPAAFGLVAAVAYHHYDTVYRIRGGSGAPPRALVRATGGHEGRVLLVTAASLLAPSGFTVALTVLAVVVALVVLVESIRFWVSAGAPAVHDEGEPA from the coding sequence CTGTCGACCGCCATCGTCACCGGTCAGCCGGTCCCCGGGTCGCCGATCGAGGGCGAACTGCGGACGCTGGGCTTCGACGTGCGGACCGCCTCCGACGCCGCCGAGGCAGTCGCCCTGCTCCGTGACGCGCCGCCCGCCGGCCGCGTCGCCCTGGTCGACGCGAGCTTCGTCGGCCACCCGCACGCTCTGCGCCTGGGTCTGACCGACCCCCGCTTCCCGGCCGGCGCCGTGCCCGGCGCCGTCACCGTGCAGGACCCCTCCCGCGCCGCACTCGTCCGGGCCCTGGAGTCCGAGGCCGCGGCGCCCGCTCCAGGCGGCGACACCGCACTGCGCACCGGCACCGGCCTGCCCGACCGCCTGGCCGGCGCCCTGGAGGCGGAGGGGGTCGCCGTGCACCGGCCCGAGCTCGGCGACCTCGTCGCCCGCGTCCCGCGTGCACCGCAGGAGCGCAGCGAGGCCCGGCAGGCCGTCGCCGCCGTCGACGACGAGGCGATCCGGCTGCGGACCGCCGTGAAGTCCCGCGACGGGTTCTTCACCACCCACTGCGTCAGCCCGTACTCGCGGTACCTGGCCCGCTGGTGCGCCCGGCGCGGTCTCACTCCGAACCAGGTGACCACCGCCTCGCTGCTCACCGCGCTGATCGCGGCGGGCTGCGCGGCCACCGGCACCCGGGGCGGCTTCGTCGCCGCCGGTCTGCTCCTCCTCTTCTCCTTCGTGCTGGACTGCACCGACGGCCAGCTCGCCCGCTACTCGCTCCAGTACTCCACCCTCGGTGCGTGGCTCGACGCCACCTTCGACCGGGCCAAGGAGTACGCGTACTACGCGGGGCTCGCCCTCGGCGCGGCGCGCGGCGGGGACGACGTGTGGGCGCTGGCGCTCGGCGCGATGGTCCTCCAGACCTGCCGCCACGTCGTGGACTTCTCCTTCAACGAGGCGAACCACGACGCCGAGGCCAACACCAGCCCCACCGCCTCCCTCTCCGGCCGCCTCGACAGCGTCGGCTGGACGGTGTGGCTGCGCCGCATGGTCGTGCTGCCCATCGGCGAGCGCTGGGCGCTGATCGCCGTCCTCACGGCCGTCACCACGCCCCGGATCACCTTCGTCGTCCTGCTGGCCGGCTGCGTGCTGGCCGCCTGCTACACCACCGCCGGCCGCCTGCTGCGGTCGCTGGCCCGCAAGGCCCGGCGCACCGACCGAGCCGCCCGGGCCCTCGCCGACCTCGCCGACAGCGGCCCGCTCACCGAGGCCCTCGTCCCGCGCCTGCGCTCCCTCGCCAGGTTCCCGGCCCCGGCCGTGGCGGCGCTCGGCGGCGCGGTCCTCATCGCGGTGACCGCCCTCACCCCGTCCGGTTCGGCCGGCCCGCTGCTCGGCGCCGTGGGCTACGTCCTGTGCTCCGCGCTCGCCGTCTCCCGGCCGCTCACCGGCGCGCTGGACTGGCTGGTGCCGCCCTTCTTCCGGGCCGCCGAGTACGGCGTGATCCTGCTGCTCGCGTCCCGCACGGCCGACTCCGGGGCTCTTCCGGCGGCCTTCGGGCTGGTCGCGGCGGTCGCCTACCATCACTACGACACGGTCTACCGCATCCGCGGCGGCAGCGGCGCGCCGCCCCGGGCGCTGGTCCGCGCAACCGGCGGGCACGAGGGCCGCGTCCTCCTCGTGACGGCCGCCTCGCTGCTGGCCCCCTCAGGTTTCACCGTCGCGCTCACGGTCCTCGCCGTGGTCGTGGCCCTCGTGGTGCTCGTCGAGAGCATCCGTTTCTGGGTCTCCGCAGGAGCACCCGCCGTACACGATGAAGGAGAACCCGCATGA
- a CDS encoding phosphocholine cytidylyltransferase family protein has protein sequence MIGLVLAAGAGRRLRPYTDTLPKALVPVGPEGDEESLTVLDLTLGNFAEIGLEEVGVIVGYRKEAVYERQAELEAKYGLKITLIDNDKAEEWNNAYSLWCGREALKGGVILANGDTVHPVSVEKTLLAARGEGRKIILALDTVKNLADEEMKVVVDADKGVQRITKLMDPSEATGEYIGVTLIEGEAAEELADALRTTFERDPQLYYEDGYQELVNRGFKIDVAPIGEVSWVEIDNHDDLAKGREIACRY, from the coding sequence ATGATCGGCCTCGTGCTGGCGGCCGGCGCCGGACGGCGTCTGCGTCCCTACACCGACACCCTGCCCAAGGCCCTGGTGCCGGTGGGTCCCGAGGGTGACGAGGAGAGCCTGACCGTCCTCGACCTCACCCTCGGCAACTTCGCCGAGATCGGCCTGGAGGAGGTCGGCGTCATCGTCGGCTACCGCAAGGAGGCCGTCTACGAGCGCCAGGCCGAGCTGGAGGCCAAGTACGGCCTGAAGATCACGCTGATCGACAACGACAAGGCCGAGGAGTGGAACAACGCCTACTCCCTGTGGTGCGGCCGTGAGGCCCTCAAGGGCGGCGTGATCCTCGCCAACGGCGACACCGTCCACCCCGTCTCCGTCGAGAAGACGCTGCTCGCCGCGCGCGGCGAGGGCCGGAAGATCATCCTCGCCCTCGACACGGTGAAGAACCTCGCCGACGAGGAGATGAAGGTCGTCGTCGACGCGGACAAGGGCGTCCAGCGCATCACCAAGCTGATGGACCCGTCCGAGGCCACCGGCGAGTACATCGGTGTCACCCTCATCGAGGGCGAGGCGGCCGAGGAGCTGGCCGACGCGCTGCGCACCACCTTCGAGCGCGACCCGCAGCTGTACTACGAGGACGGCTACCAGGAGCTCGTCAACCGCGGTTTCAAGATCGACGTGGCCCCCATCGGTGAGGTCAGCTGGGTCGAGATCGACAACCACGACGACCTCGCCAAGGGCAGGGAGATCGCGTGCCGGTACTGA
- a CDS encoding CDP-alcohol phosphatidyltransferase family protein, which yields MPRPSVAELRPVVHPAGVKDRRSGEHWAGRLYMREISLRVDRYVVPTRITPNQLTYLMTVFGVLACPALLVPGIWGAVLGALMVQLYLLLDCVDGEVARWKKQFSLGGVYLDRVGAYLCDAAVLVGLGLRGADLWGSGRIDWLWAFLGTLAALGAILIKAETDLVGVARHQGGLPPVKEAAAEPRSAKVALARKAAAALKFHRLVLGIEASLLIIVLAVADQIRGDLFFTRLGIAVLAGIALLQTLLHLVSILVSSRLR from the coding sequence ATGCCAAGGCCATCGGTAGCTGAACTCCGCCCGGTCGTGCACCCCGCCGGGGTGAAGGACCGGCGCAGCGGTGAGCACTGGGCGGGACGCCTGTACATGCGGGAGATCTCGCTGCGGGTCGACCGGTACGTGGTGCCCACCCGCATCACGCCCAACCAGCTGACCTACCTGATGACGGTCTTCGGCGTGCTGGCCTGCCCGGCGCTGCTGGTGCCGGGCATCTGGGGCGCCGTGCTCGGTGCCCTGATGGTCCAGCTGTACCTGCTGCTGGACTGCGTGGACGGCGAGGTCGCCCGCTGGAAGAAGCAGTTCTCCCTCGGCGGTGTCTACCTGGACCGCGTCGGCGCCTACCTGTGCGACGCCGCGGTCCTGGTCGGCCTCGGCCTGCGCGGCGCCGACCTGTGGGGGAGCGGGCGGATCGACTGGCTCTGGGCGTTCCTCGGCACCCTGGCGGCGCTCGGCGCGATCCTGATCAAGGCCGAGACCGACCTGGTCGGCGTCGCCCGGCACCAGGGCGGGCTGCCGCCGGTCAAGGAGGCGGCCGCCGAGCCGCGCTCCGCCAAGGTGGCCCTCGCCCGCAAGGCCGCCGCGGCACTCAAGTTCCACCGCCTGGTCCTCGGCATCGAGGCGTCGCTGCTGATCATCGTGCTGGCGGTGGCCGACCAGATCCGCGGCGACCTGTTCTTCACCCGCCTGGGCATCGCCGTCCTGGCCGGCATCGCCCTGTTGCAGACCCTGCTGCACCTGGTGTCCATCCTCGTGTCGAGCAGGCTGAGGTGA
- the idi gene encoding isopentenyl-diphosphate Delta-isomerase produces MPITPATAVSRSSDDSPEAVILLELVDEDGNTIGTAEKLSAHQAPGRLHRAFSVFLFDERGRLLLQQRALGKYHSPGVWSNTCCGHPYPGEAPFAAAARRTFEELGVSPVLMGEAGTVRYNHPDPASGLVEQEYNHLFVGLVRGPLRPDPEEVGDTAFVTPAELAERHEAGPFSAWFMTVLDAARPAIRELTGDSAGW; encoded by the coding sequence ATGCCGATCACACCTGCCACCGCGGTGAGCCGCTCGTCGGACGACTCCCCGGAGGCCGTCATTCTGCTCGAACTGGTCGACGAGGACGGCAACACCATCGGCACGGCGGAGAAGCTCTCCGCCCACCAGGCGCCCGGCCGCCTGCACCGGGCCTTCTCCGTCTTCCTCTTCGACGAGCGCGGCCGCCTGTTGCTCCAGCAGCGCGCACTGGGCAAGTACCACTCCCCCGGCGTCTGGTCCAACACCTGCTGCGGCCACCCCTACCCGGGCGAGGCACCGTTCGCCGCCGCCGCCCGGCGCACCTTCGAGGAGCTGGGGGTCTCCCCCGTGCTGATGGGCGAGGCCGGCACGGTCCGCTACAACCACCCGGACCCCGCCTCGGGGCTGGTGGAGCAGGAGTACAACCACCTCTTCGTCGGGCTGGTCCGCGGGCCGCTGCGCCCCGACCCGGAAGAGGTCGGTGACACCGCCTTCGTCACCCCGGCCGAGTTGGCCGAGCGGCACGAGGCCGGGCCGTTCTCGGCCTGGTTCATGACGGTCCTGGACGCGGCCCGTCCGGCGATCCGCGAGCTGACCGGGGACTCCGCGGGCTGGTGA
- a CDS encoding ABC transporter permease, which yields MSETTQDGGVAVSAAPPSPDDGLSPAQLAEKYGLSVSGARPGLLTYVKQLWGRRHFILAFSQAKLTAQYSQAKLGQLWQVVTPLLNAAVYFFIFGMLLNAKRGIPEHVYVPFLVTGVFVFTFTQSSVMSGVRSISGNLGLVRALHFPRASLPISFSLQQLQQLLFSMIVLFAIVMAFGSYPTWSWLLIVPALTLQFVFNTGLALIFARLGSRTPDLAQLMPFILRTWMYASGVMFSIPAMLARNDQLPHWLADVLQWNPAAVYMDLVRFALIDDYTAGYLPSHVWALALGWALLAGAAGFVYFWKSEERYGRG from the coding sequence GTGAGTGAGACAACGCAGGACGGTGGTGTCGCGGTGAGTGCTGCTCCGCCCTCCCCCGACGACGGGCTCTCCCCGGCCCAGCTCGCGGAGAAGTACGGTCTGTCGGTCAGCGGGGCACGCCCCGGCCTGCTCACCTACGTCAAGCAGCTCTGGGGCCGCCGCCACTTCATCCTGGCCTTCTCGCAGGCCAAGCTCACCGCCCAGTACAGCCAGGCGAAGCTCGGCCAGCTGTGGCAGGTGGTGACGCCGCTGCTCAACGCGGCGGTCTACTTCTTCATCTTCGGCATGCTGCTGAACGCCAAGCGGGGCATCCCGGAGCACGTCTACGTGCCGTTCCTGGTCACCGGTGTCTTCGTCTTCACCTTCACCCAGAGCTCGGTGATGTCCGGCGTCCGCTCCATCTCGGGCAACCTCGGTCTGGTGCGGGCGCTGCACTTCCCCCGGGCCTCGCTGCCGATCTCCTTCTCGCTCCAGCAGCTCCAGCAACTGCTCTTCTCGATGATCGTGCTGTTCGCGATCGTCATGGCCTTCGGTTCGTACCCGACCTGGTCGTGGCTGCTGATCGTCCCGGCGCTGACGCTCCAGTTCGTCTTCAACACCGGGCTCGCGCTGATCTTCGCCCGGCTCGGCAGCAGGACCCCGGACCTCGCCCAGCTCATGCCGTTCATCCTGCGCACCTGGATGTACGCCTCCGGCGTCATGTTCTCCATCCCGGCGATGCTCGCCCGCAACGACCAGCTGCCACACTGGCTGGCCGACGTCCTCCAGTGGAACCCGGCCGCCGTCTACATGGACCTGGTCCGGTTCGCCCTGATCGACGACTACACCGCCGGCTACCTGCCCTCGCACGTGTGGGCCCTCGCCCTCGGCTGGGCGCTCCTCGCGGGCGCCGCCGGATTCGTCTACTTCTGGAAGTCGGAGGAGCGCTATGGCCGAGGCTGA
- a CDS encoding iron-containing alcohol dehydrogenase family protein: MPVLTRLIPSPLVVDIRRGALNDLAAVLADQRISSSGKLAIAISGGSGARLRERLSPALPGASWYEVGGGTLDDAVKLADAMKSGRYDAVVGLGGGKIIDCAKFAAARIGLPLVAVATNLSHDGLCSPVATLDNDAGRGSYGVPNPIGVVIDLDIIREAPARFVRSGIGDALSNISAVADWELSARVRGEDIDGLAAAMARQAGEAVLRHPGDVGDDSFLQVLAEGLVLTGISMSVAGDSRPASGACHEINHAFDLLFPKRAASHGEQCGMGAAFAMHLRGAPAQSAQMAEVLRRHGLPVVPADIGFTVDEFVQAVEFAPQTRPGRYTILEHLNLSTDQIKDAYADYAKAIGS, encoded by the coding sequence GTGCCGGTACTGACGCGCCTGATCCCCTCGCCCCTCGTCGTCGACATCCGGCGCGGCGCTCTCAACGACCTCGCCGCGGTCCTCGCCGACCAGCGGATCTCCTCCTCCGGCAAACTCGCGATAGCGATCAGCGGAGGCTCGGGCGCCCGCCTGCGCGAGCGGCTCTCCCCGGCGCTGCCCGGGGCGAGCTGGTACGAGGTGGGCGGCGGCACCCTGGACGACGCGGTCAAGCTGGCCGACGCCATGAAGTCGGGCCGCTACGACGCGGTCGTCGGCCTCGGCGGCGGCAAGATCATCGACTGCGCCAAGTTCGCCGCGGCCCGCATCGGCCTGCCGCTGGTCGCCGTCGCGACCAACCTGTCGCACGACGGCCTCTGCTCGCCGGTCGCCACCCTGGACAACGACGCGGGCCGCGGGTCGTACGGGGTGCCCAACCCCATCGGGGTCGTCATCGACCTGGACATCATCCGCGAGGCCCCGGCGCGGTTCGTGCGCTCGGGCATCGGGGACGCCCTGTCGAACATCTCCGCCGTCGCGGACTGGGAGCTCTCGGCCCGGGTCCGCGGCGAGGACATCGACGGCCTGGCGGCCGCCATGGCCCGCCAGGCCGGCGAGGCGGTGCTCCGCCACCCGGGGGACGTCGGCGACGACTCCTTCCTCCAGGTCCTGGCCGAGGGACTGGTGCTCACCGGCATCTCCATGTCGGTGGCGGGCGACAGCCGCCCCGCCTCCGGCGCGTGCCACGAGATCAACCACGCCTTCGACCTGCTCTTCCCCAAGCGCGCCGCCAGCCACGGCGAGCAGTGCGGGATGGGGGCGGCGTTCGCGATGCACCTGCGCGGGGCGCCCGCCCAGTCGGCGCAGATGGCCGAGGTCCTGCGGCGGCACGGGCTGCCCGTGGTGCCGGCGGACATCGGTTTCACCGTGGACGAGTTCGTCCAGGCCGTGGAGTTCGCTCCGCAGACTCGGCCGGGCCGGTACACGATCCTGGAGCACCTCAACCTCTCCACCGACCAGATCAAGGACGCTTACGCCGACTATGCCAAGGCCATCGGTAGCTGA
- a CDS encoding cation diffusion facilitator family transporter has translation MGAGHDHGHTHGPTTGTAAAAHRGRLRIALGITLFVMVAEIAGGLLADSLALIADAAHMATDALGLGMALLAIHFANRPASERRTFGFARAEILAALANCLLLLGVGGYVVYEAVERFFFAPAETSGPLALAFGAVGLLANLISLSLLMRGQRESLNVRGAFLEVAADALGSVAVILSALVIMATGWHAADPIASLLIGAMIVPRTLRLLRETLDILLEAAPKDVDMAEVRRHMEELPGVVGVHDLHAWTITSGMPVLSAHVVVEADHLDAAAHEKLLHELQECLGGHFDVEHCTFQLEPSGHAPHEAGLCH, from the coding sequence ATGGGGGCTGGGCACGACCACGGGCACACACACGGACCGACCACCGGCACGGCCGCCGCGGCGCACCGGGGGCGGCTGCGGATCGCGCTCGGCATCACGCTCTTCGTGATGGTGGCGGAGATCGCCGGCGGTCTGCTGGCCGACTCGCTGGCGCTGATCGCCGACGCCGCCCACATGGCGACCGACGCCCTGGGGCTCGGCATGGCGCTGCTCGCGATCCACTTCGCGAACCGCCCGGCGAGCGAGAGGCGCACCTTCGGCTTCGCCCGCGCGGAGATACTGGCCGCCCTCGCCAACTGTCTGCTGCTGCTCGGCGTAGGCGGCTACGTGGTCTACGAGGCGGTGGAGCGGTTCTTCTTCGCCCCCGCCGAGACCTCGGGACCGCTGGCACTGGCCTTCGGCGCGGTGGGCCTGCTCGCCAACCTGATCTCGCTCTCCCTGCTGATGCGCGGCCAGCGGGAGAGCCTCAACGTGCGCGGGGCCTTCCTGGAGGTGGCCGCCGACGCGCTGGGCTCGGTGGCCGTCATCCTCTCGGCGCTCGTCATCATGGCCACCGGATGGCACGCGGCCGACCCGATCGCCTCGCTGCTGATCGGCGCCATGATCGTGCCGCGCACCCTGCGGCTGCTGCGGGAGACGCTCGACATCCTGCTGGAGGCCGCGCCCAAGGACGTCGACATGGCGGAGGTGCGGCGGCACATGGAGGAGCTGCCCGGCGTGGTGGGCGTGCACGACCTGCACGCCTGGACGATCACCTCGGGCATGCCGGTCCTCTCCGCGCACGTGGTGGTCGAGGCCGACCACCTGGACGCCGCCGCCCACGAGAAGCTGCTGCACGAACTCCAGGAGTGCCTGGGCGGTCACTTCGACGTGGAGCACTGCACCTTCCAGCTGGAGCCCTCGGGCCACGCGCCGCACGAGGCGGGGCTCTGCCACTGA
- a CDS encoding enoyl-CoA hydratase/isomerase family protein, which translates to MEPQLTHTVAEGVATVVIDHPAKRNAMTAAMWRALPPLLAELAADPSVRALVLTGAGATFCAGADISSLGASAEGGDAPQRLAVLAEEALAAFPRPTLAVVRGYCVGGGAQLAAACDLRFAEEGSRFGVTPAKLGIVYPASSTARLAALTGPATAKYLLFSGELIDAGRALRCGLVDEVLPAGELEARVAGFTRTLASRSPLTQAAAKEFTAGRTDRIAHWEDEARRSTEAAEGVAAFLERRTPRFTWVPAARE; encoded by the coding sequence ATGGAGCCGCAGCTGACCCACACCGTCGCCGAGGGCGTCGCCACGGTCGTCATCGACCACCCGGCCAAGCGCAACGCCATGACCGCCGCGATGTGGCGCGCGCTGCCGCCGCTGCTCGCGGAGCTGGCGGCGGACCCCTCGGTGCGGGCCCTGGTGCTGACCGGGGCGGGGGCGACCTTCTGCGCGGGGGCGGACATCTCCTCGCTGGGCGCCTCCGCGGAGGGCGGCGACGCGCCGCAGCGGCTCGCGGTCCTGGCGGAGGAGGCGCTGGCGGCGTTCCCCCGGCCGACGCTGGCGGTGGTACGCGGGTACTGCGTGGGCGGCGGCGCGCAACTGGCGGCCGCCTGCGACCTGCGGTTCGCCGAGGAGGGCAGCCGGTTCGGGGTCACCCCGGCCAAGCTGGGCATCGTCTACCCGGCCTCCTCCACGGCCCGGCTGGCCGCCCTGACCGGGCCCGCGACGGCGAAGTACCTGCTCTTCTCGGGCGAGCTGATCGACGCCGGGCGGGCGCTGCGCTGCGGCCTGGTGGACGAGGTGCTGCCGGCCGGCGAGCTGGAGGCGCGGGTGGCAGGCTTCACCCGGACGCTGGCCTCCCGTTCCCCGCTGACCCAGGCGGCGGCCAAGGAGTTCACGGCGGGCCGTACCGACCGGATCGCCCACTGGGAGGACGAGGCCCGACGCAGCACGGAGGCGGCCGAGGGGGTGGCGGCCTTCCTGGAACGCCGTACGCCCCGCTTCACCTGGGTGCCAGCGGCGCGGGAGTGA
- a CDS encoding SCO6745 family protein, whose amino-acid sequence MSTLPARAGRRCHHAVNPFHSAVYFSSDLREELAAIGVTDADAAYFASRSAALGAVGPGAVTATFYNFRHDLIARHLPAVWETVTPAQVLDARLRAADRTLRRLLGEEALAAPEMAEAAELALRATEGCGRPGRPLYAAHADLAVPAEPHLAYWHAATLLREHRGDGHLAALLDAELDPLEALISHTATGFGMAPKWVLATRGWTQEEWDAASTRLVARGVLDQEGALTEQGSALRAELEERTDRLDAGPYEHLGAEGTLRLTELAKDLLGRLFAAGAFPEGMLGRG is encoded by the coding sequence ATGAGCACCCTTCCCGCACGCGCCGGACGCCGCTGCCACCACGCCGTCAACCCGTTCCACTCCGCCGTCTACTTCTCCTCCGACCTGCGGGAGGAGCTGGCCGCGATCGGCGTCACCGACGCCGACGCCGCCTACTTCGCCTCCCGGTCGGCCGCGCTGGGCGCCGTCGGCCCCGGCGCGGTGACCGCGACCTTCTACAACTTCCGCCACGACCTGATCGCCCGCCACCTGCCCGCCGTGTGGGAGACGGTCACCCCCGCGCAGGTCCTGGACGCCCGGCTGCGCGCCGCCGACCGCACCCTCAGGCGGCTGCTCGGCGAGGAGGCCCTGGCCGCCCCGGAGATGGCCGAGGCCGCCGAGCTGGCCCTGCGCGCCACCGAGGGGTGCGGCCGCCCCGGCCGCCCGCTCTACGCGGCCCACGCCGACCTGGCGGTCCCCGCCGAGCCGCACCTCGCGTACTGGCACGCCGCGACCCTGCTGCGTGAGCACCGGGGCGACGGACACCTGGCCGCACTGCTGGACGCGGAACTCGACCCGCTGGAGGCCCTGATCAGCCACACCGCGACCGGATTCGGGATGGCGCCCAAGTGGGTGCTGGCGACGCGCGGCTGGACGCAGGAGGAGTGGGACGCGGCGAGCACCCGGCTGGTCGCGCGCGGCGTCCTCGACCAGGAGGGCGCGCTCACCGAGCAGGGTTCCGCGCTGCGGGCCGAACTGGAGGAGCGGACCGACCGGTTGGACGCCGGGCCGTACGAACACCTCGGCGCCGAGGGGACCCTGCGGCTGACCGAGCTGGCCAAGGACCTGCTCGGACGGCTCTTCGCGGCCGGGGCCTTCCCGGAGGGCATGCTCGGACGCGGCTGA